A part of Neovison vison isolate M4711 chromosome 6, ASM_NN_V1, whole genome shotgun sequence genomic DNA contains:
- the LOC122909326 gene encoding protein SET-like, producing the protein MAPKRQSSLPPQTKKPRQPPAPKPGQTSTSQHLHKGEKEQQEAIEHIDEVQNEIDRLNEQASEEILKVEQKYNKLRQPLFQKRSELITKTPNFGVTTFVNHPQVSALLGEEDEEALHYLTRVEVTEFEDMKSGYRIDFYFDENPYFENKVLSKEFHLNENGDPSSKSTEIKWKSGKDLTKRSSQTQNKASRKRQHEEPESFFTWFPDHSDAGADELGEVIKDDIWPNPLQYYLVPNMDDEEGEGEEDDDDEEEEGLEDIEEGDEDEGEEDEDDDEGEEGEEDEGEDD; encoded by the coding sequence ATGGCCCCCAAACGCCAGTCTTCGCTCCCGCCTCAAACGAAGAAACCGAGACAGCCTCCTGCCCCCAAGCCAGGGCAGACGTCAACATCTCAGCACTtgcataaaggagaaaaagaacagcaagaagCAATTGAACATATTGATGaagtacaaaatgaaatagaCAGACTTAATGAACAAGCCAGTGAGGAGATTTTGAAAGTAGAACAGAAATATAACAAACTCCGCCAACCACTTTTTCAGAAGAGGTCGGAATTGATCACCAAAACCCCCAATTTTGGGGTAACAACATTTGTCAACCATCCACAAGTGTCTGCACTGCTTggggaggaggatgaagaggCGCTGCATTATTTGACAAGAGTTGAAGTGACAGAATTTGAAGATATGAAATCAGGTTAcagaatagatttttattttgatgaaaacccTTACTTCGAAAATAAAGTTCTCTCCAAAGAATTTCATCTGAATGAGAATGGTGATCCATCTTCAAAGTCCACTGAAATCAAATGGAAATCTGGAAAGGATTTGACGAAACGTTCAAGTCAAACACAGAATAAAGCCAGCAGGAAGAGACAGCATGAGGAACCAGAGAGCTTCTTCACCTGGTTTCCTGACCATTCTGATGCAGGTGCAGATGAGTTAGGAGAAGTCATCAAAGATGATATTTGGCCAAATCCATTACAGTACTACTTGGTTCCCAATATGGATGacgaagaaggggaaggagaagaggatgatgatgatgaagaagaagaaggattggAAGATATTGAAGAAGGAGATGAGGATGAAGgtgaagaagatgaagatgatgatgagggggaggaaggagaggaggatgaAGGAGAAGATGACTAA